In Polyangia bacterium, the genomic stretch ACCATGCTGTTCGGGTTGCTGGTGGTGCGGCGCGCGGCGGCGCGCATCAGCCAGCCCATCTCCGAGCTGATCCAGGCCGCCACCGCCATCGCCGGCGGCGATCGCAACGTGCGCGTGTCGATCAAAAGCCACGACGAGCTGGAAACCCTGGGCAACGCCTTCAATCAGATGATGGGCGACGTCGACGAATCGTATGACCGGCTGGCCAGCATGAACCGCACCCTCGAACAACGGGTGAACGAGCGCACCCACGCCCTCGGGACCCGCAACCGCGACATGCGCCTGGTGCTGGACACCGTGAACGAAGGCTTGCTGACCATCTCGCGCGAGGGGTGGTTGTCGGAAGAACGCTCGGCGAAGATCGATCAATGGTTCGGCCCGTACGCCGGCAACACGCGCCTGTCCGATTACCTGACCCGCATCGATCCGCTGTTCGCCGATTCGTTCGCCCTGTCCCACGAAGCGATGCTGGAAGATTACCTGCCGCTGTCCTTGATCCTGGCGCAGGCGCCGTCGCGGCTTCAATCGCGGGGGCGGCAGTTCGATTTCAGTTATCTGCCCATCGCCAGCGGCACCATTGATCAAGGACTGCTGGTGGTGGTCACCGACGTCACCGATCGCCTGGCGCTGGTGCAGCAGGAGGACGAACAGAAAGAAGTGCTGGCCGCGTTGCAAGGGATCACCCAGGACCGGACCGGCTTTCTGGCCGCGTTCGACGAGGCGGCGCAACTTGTCGATCGATTGCGCCACGAATGGTTGGACGTCCTCACCGGCAAGCGACTCATCCACACCTTGAAAGGCAGCGCCGCCGGCGCCGGGTTCAACCTGGTCGCTGATCTCTGCCACAAGGCCGAGGACGAGATCACCGAGCACGCCCCCGACGGGCGCCGCCTGCCGATGGTGCCGTCGCTGGCGGGCTTGTTTCGGCGCTGGGAAAATCTGAGCCGCACCGTCAACGGCCTGGTCGGCGAGCGCGGCCGTCAGGTGGTCGAGGTGTCGATCGACGATCTGGTGCGGCTTCGCGATCAACTGGATCACGGCGCGCCGGCACAAACCATCCGCGCCGAGCTCGCGCGCTGGCCGCTGGAGCCGGCCGACCGGGCGCTGCACCGTTTGGCCGAACGCGGCCGCCTGCTGGCCCGACGCCCGGGCAAAGGCGACGTCAGCATCGACATCAGCGGCGGCGGCCTGCGCCTTGATCCACGACGCTGGGCCCGCTTTTGGTCCGAGCTCACCCACGTGGTGCGCAACGGCGTCGACCACGGCTTTGTCGCCGCCGACCAGCGGGCCGCCGCCGGCCTGCCCGCCCCCGCTTTGAGCCTTTCCGCCGCGGTGAACGAACGAGAGCTGGTGGTGCAGATCGCCGACAACGGCCGCGGCATCGATTGGCCGGCGGTGCGGCGCGCGGCCCGGCGCCGGAACCTTCCGACGGCGACCGACGCTGATCTGGCGACGGCGCTGCTGTCGCCGGGGTTCACCACGCGCGACGACGTCTCGGCCACCTCCGGGCGCGGGGTCGGTTTGGCGGCGGTGGGCGCGCTGGTGCGCGAAAGCAACGGCACCATCAGCGTCGTCAGCCAGCCAGGCGAGGGAACCACCTGGCGTTTTGTCTTCCCCCGGTCGATGCTGGGTCCCGGCGAAGGACCGGATGCGCCGATCTTGCGCAGCGTGGGCTCCCGCCACGCCTTATGAACGCGCGCCGAGATAGCAAGCCGCGCCGCCAAGCAACACTCGGCGCCCTGGCGGCGCTGGCCTTGGCGTTCTTCGTCAGCGCCAGATCGCCCGCGCTGTCGCCGTTCGGCGCTGCCGCTTCCGCAGCCCCAGAGAGCGCGGCACCCGTCGTCTACGTCTACCTGCACACCGAAACCAAGTTCGCCGAGCTCGAGCAGGTGCTGCGCAGGAAGCTGCCCGCCCTGGAGATCATCGTCTTCGGCCGCTTTCGCGACTTCGAAGAAGCGATGGCGGCGCGCCCGCCCGACGCCCTGCTGGGCGTCAACGCCCTGCTGGTCAGCCAGAACGTGCGGCCCACGCTGCAAGGCTTCCGCGCCAACGCCGACTGGGAGACGTATTCGCTGCTGTCGGTGGGCGACACTTTCGAAGGCCCCGACCTGGGCGGCAAGGCGGTTGGTGTGGTGGATCTGCTGGGCCGCGCCGCCACCCAAGAGTTCGTCAGCAAGCTGCTCGGCAGTGACGAGGTGAAGGTCAAACGCGTGACCAAGCGCGAGGACCTGCTGCCACTTTTGCAGCTGGCTCTGGCCGACGGCATCGTCACGCCGACGGCCACTGTCCGCGACATCACCGAGCGCAGCCGACTGCCCCTGCGCGTGCGCGAACTGTCCGCCGTTCACGTCAAGCTTGCATCGGTGGGCGTGCGCACCACCGCCGCGCGCGCCCTGATCGTCAGCCAGTTTCGCGCGCTGGACGCCACCACCAACTGGATGCTGGGCGTGGACGCCTGGAGGATCCCGTGACGCTGCTCCGTCGCGGCTTGCACTCGGCCATGCGGCCTATCTGGCTGGCCGCGGTGGCGTGGACGCTGCTTTTGGGAAGCTGCGCCGGCGTGCTGACCGGCGCTGCCGGCCGGGCGCCGGCCAGCGTGGCGATCGATCCGCCGCGCCGGGCCGGCATGCCGCTGGTGGTGGTGGCGATGCCGGACTCGCCGGCCTTCCAGGCCGTGCGCCGCACCCTGGTGAGCGAGCTGAAGAAGGACTTCGACGTCTCGACGCTCGTGATCGACGCCCGGACCACCGACAGTCAGTTTCGCGACGACCTGGAAGACAGCGGCGCCTCCGCGGTCGTGCTGATGGACAACCGCACGATCAAACTTTACCGCGCCTATCAGGCCAGCCACGCCGCCGGCGCTGCGTTCATCCCCGCGGTGGTGACGATGTCGTCGTTCCTCGAGGAGCTGCACCCGCAG encodes the following:
- a CDS encoding ATP-binding protein, which translates into the protein MNLRAKLVRTMVAALALIASAVSLAVTALHIWSTRQTQTLVETQIQQGIVRKGYSLVANQAQALRELVADNAFGDVRRLVRATLHDDPELVFGLFLGPELRPWVYASPTSAAGSSPMAWRELDIASALLNPTAARHERRRLFDQEVFVFAAPVTGENHAVAGTIIYGVSGIPLARALERARADARRALGLAIAIIVALSMATMLFGLLVVRRAAARISQPISELIQAATAIAGGDRNVRVSIKSHDELETLGNAFNQMMGDVDESYDRLASMNRTLEQRVNERTHALGTRNRDMRLVLDTVNEGLLTISREGWLSEERSAKIDQWFGPYAGNTRLSDYLTRIDPLFADSFALSHEAMLEDYLPLSLILAQAPSRLQSRGRQFDFSYLPIASGTIDQGLLVVVTDVTDRLALVQQEDEQKEVLAALQGITQDRTGFLAAFDEAAQLVDRLRHEWLDVLTGKRLIHTLKGSAAGAGFNLVADLCHKAEDEITEHAPDGRRLPMVPSLAGLFRRWENLSRTVNGLVGERGRQVVEVSIDDLVRLRDQLDHGAPAQTIRAELARWPLEPADRALHRLAERGRLLARRPGKGDVSIDISGGGLRLDPRRWARFWSELTHVVRNGVDHGFVAADQRAAAGLPAPALSLSAAVNERELVVQIADNGRGIDWPAVRRAARRRNLPTATDADLATALLSPGFTTRDDVSATSGRGVGLAAVGALVRESNGTISVVSQPGEGTTWRFVFPRSMLGPGEGPDAPILRSVGSRHAL